Sequence from the Brachionichthys hirsutus isolate HB-005 chromosome 21, CSIRO-AGI_Bhir_v1, whole genome shotgun sequence genome:
ACTTGTTATTTTCTGCACACATTAAGGTCGTCTGTGTCCGCTAATACGTTTAAATGGTTACAGTAACTAATCATCCTCCATCTCATACACATATGAATGTATGACTTTATTCATCTGTGGCCTCATGTATCAAGACTTGCATGgatttcctactgaaacatggcatacgctcaaatccagaaaacgGCGTACGCACCAAAAAAATCCGGACGCACAAATCCATCCAAGCACATTTCCTTCATACGCCCCAATCAACGTGGACTCGAGCGCACATGTTTGGAGTAGCAAACCCCGCCCTGTCCACGCCTATTTACATACCGGTACGCAAATCATATGTAAATGACCTCTGCACCTGAGACTCCTTTGTCTGCGCGatcagaaaattaaaacaaaaggatgagTAAATCCGGAAATAAGAGAAACTTCACCGAAAGCGATTTAGAGACGCTTTTAAGAAGTGGAGGCGCGCAGAAATATATACGGTTTGGTTCGCTGTCCTCCGGTATAAGCGGTAAACACGAGAGGAGTGCGTGGGAGAGCGCGTGCATGTGGGCTAGACTGGGATTActggtttccccccccccccacatgtgtTTCAGCTATCTGAAGAATTTCAGTCAGAATATTCCAGAGGTGCAAAGATAATCCACTGATGGACAAATGTCTTGCTGCTATGCAACCATCATGTAGTCAGGAATCCTCTAGAATCTGGGTTAATCTAGAGTCTAGATTAACTGTCAGAACCAGGACACACTCTTTACTTCTGTGTCACCagtactgatgatgatgatgatgatgatgatgaaaatgtatttgtaaggGTCGCACATTAGGAGACGGCCCAGCTGGACGATGTCACAAACGGAGTTTCATGCCCCCGAGTTTCTTTGAAGACGACACTTTGGACTTCCCTGATGATCTGGACTCGTCCTTCTTCACCAGAGTGAgcattttacacatttattagTTTTCAAAGGGACTTTCAGCACGCGCAGCCACTCGTTGTATTCTACAGcctgcactcacacacacacacacacacacacgttagaaGTGATTTCTGTAAAGCCGCTCAAGCCTTTCTTCTTCCAGGTGCTTGATGGTGGATTAGAACCGGCTGTTGACTGAGTCTCTGCACACGAATAACAGTTTCTGTCCCTCCAGGATGGGCTGCAGGACGATCTGTCCAGCTACGCTGATGACGTCTTTGAGACGCCATCAGAGGCGGCCCTCCAACAGCTGGATGACGGCGAGCTCACAGGAAGCGCGCTGGACAAGAACGACTTGGAAAGAAGTCACCTGATGCTGTAGGTCAACGTGAAACCTTAACACGCTGCTAaaattcctgccccccccccctcaaacatcTTCACACACTAAATGAATTTCTCATTCAAGGCCCTCGGAGCGAGGCTGGAGGAAGGCCAAAGATGTATCTCTGGTCCAACCTAAGGTGcgtctgaaacaggaagtggtgagTGTCGCCGCCCAGCAGCGGGGTCAAAGGATCGCCGTCCCCGTTAAGAAGCTCTTTGCCAAAGAGAAGAGGCCCTACGGGCTCGGCATGGTGGGTCGTCTCACAAACCGGACGTACCGGAAACATATCGACAGCTTTGTCAAGAGACAGATCGAAGACTTGGATGATCACAGGTAAGACggctagtcccccccccccccagataatcCTATGATGTGAACTTGTAAAGGAAAAGAGAGTCATAAATCGTCCCCCTGTCCTCTCTAGGCCATTTTTTACCTACTGGATCACATTCGTCCATTTGCTCGTCACCATTCTGGCCATCGCTATCTACGGCATCGCCCCTGTGGGCTTCTCTCAACATGAAACGGTTGACTCTGTGAGCATATTTTACTGTGTTCTTTCATATTCTATCGGGATACTGTTGGAGAATTATAGGAAACGTATGACTTGGCAGAATCGGTGACACTGCTTcctgaattttatttctaggtGTTGAGGAACAAGGGCATTTATGAAAACGTCAAGTTTGTACAACAACAAAACTTCTGGGTGGGTCCGAGCTCTGTGAGTATCTTCCTGAAGCCTTTAAGTATAATCGTGCACAGATTGACTCGCGTGAACCTGGAGGGCGTTTTGCAGTTTAAAGACGTTTGTTAAAGAACCCTTAACCCTAGTATCTAGAATGCTGAGAAATAAATATTAGTAAGCTGAATAATTAAATGTTGGAATttagaaaatgttaaataaattgtTGAATGGAATCCTAAATAGCAAATAACAAATATGCTGGTAGacaatatgtaaatatatacaaATTATCCGTAAGAAATAAATGCAAGGCTTGAAAATGTGAAAGTAATTAAAAGTAATTGGATAAATAGGGAAAATTGAAGGTGTTAATCTTGAGTCTGATTCTCTGCGGTTCCACAGGAGGCGCTGATCCACCTGGGAGCCAAGTTTTCTCCCTGCATGCGTCAAGACCAAGAGATCCACAAACTGATCCAGGAGAAGAACGCGAAGGAGAGAGAATCCGCCTGCTGCGTGAGGAACGACCGCTCTGGCTGCCTGCAGACTCCACGGGGGGAATGTTCGGTGGGTGACGTCCCCGGGCCGACCCGCAAGGGCATCTGTCTCTACCAAAGACGACactcatcatcgtcgtcatctcTTGTCTTCCACTGCAGAGCACCCTGGCAGTGTGGGTGAAGTGGCCTCAGCACCACAGCGCCCCCTATCTGAACGGTACGCTCCGCCACCACGGTTCAGTCTGCCATCAGGACCCGAGGTAACGTAGAGAGGCCTCTCTGTGGCCGGAGCCTTTTGACCTTTCATGGATTACGCGAGCATTGTAGTCCTCGTAATCCAGACCCGGTCTGATTTTGTAGAACTTGTCTGGAGCCAGCTTCCGTTTCGCCTCACGAGTGGCCTGCTGACATCACCGAGTGGCCAGTGAGTACAGTCAGAGTGTCATTGAGCACCAGCCGCGACCGCATCAGCAAGGACTGCTGTTGGAAGGTCTAAATGCAGCACGTTATGGTTATGATCTGTAGGTTTGTACGAGGTTCAGCTCTGGGAATCACACCAACCTCCCCCACATCGACTGCACCATCACAGGCCGGCCCTGCTGCATCGGCACCAAAGGACGGTGAGGATCGGTCGGTGAAGCTAGCGCAGCGTTACCGGCGATGCAGTGTTTAGCTCCGGGGCTAAAGCTGCACATAAAGTAGAGGAGCTTATGCTAATGAGCCATAGCCTCAGAGGATCAGACTGTAGAAAACATTTCAGCTGACTGAAAGCCACTGCACATTAATTTTATTATCGTTTATTCTGGGAACTGTTTTGTCTTTTAGATGCGAAATCACTTCAAGAGAGTATTGTAACTTCATGCGCGGCTACTTCCATGAGGAGGCGACTCTCTGCTCACAGGTAGGGCCGGCGGGCTCATCGTTACGGCTGCAACCTCAGGAGTCTTTATTCAACCGCTACGCAACAAAAAGTGAGGCTCGGACGCGGCCTCGGCACCGCTACGGAGGCCGCTGTCTTGTAGGCACCATGCGCTGACCTATGCGCCACTGCCGCTGATAACTAGGAGGAGCCGTGAATGAATTTAAAGTTCATATATTCCACCATCGGCTAACGGAACTTAACTCTGAGTgtcgctctccctctccctaaGGTGGCCTGCATGGACGACGTCTGCGGATTGCTGCCCTTCCTCAACCCACAGATCCCAGACCAGTTCTCCAGGCTCTGGCTGGCTCTCTTTCTGCATGCAGGGTGAGAGTGAGCGACGCGAAAACCTTTTTAACGTCCCAACTCGGACCTAAAGACGTCCGCGTGTCTGTGCCTGCAGGATCCTGCACTGCCTGGTGTCGGTGGTTTTCCAGATGACCGTTCTGAGGGACATGGAgaagctggctggctggctgaggATCTCCATCATCTACCTGCTGAGTGGCATCGCAGGAAACCTGGCCTCGTCCATCTTCCTGCCTTACAGAGCAGAGGTACGGCGCACGCCGGAGCTGAACTCGGGAGGATGCGCCGTAAAACACAAGTCTAAtttattttgcccccccccctccctcaggtgGGTCCTGCAGGCAGCCAGTTTGGCATCCTGGCCTGCCTCTTTGTGGAGCTGTTACAGAGCTGGCAGATCCTGGAGCGGCCGTGGCGGGCTTTTGCCAAGCTGCTGGTCATCttggtcttcttcttctccttcggTTTGCTTCCTTGGATTGACAACTTCGCCCACGTTTGCGGGTTTGTGTCgggcttcttcctctccttcgcATTCTTGCCGTACATCAGGTAAGCGTCGACGGGGGTGTGcgtcctttgtttttgtttctgactAGAATGGCACTCGGTAGAACAGATATCGAACGATAGTGATAGTGATAAGACAAATCATCTGTATGGATGTAACTAATCTATATGCATGCGTAACACTGTAGAAAGCTAAGTGCAGTATGTGCTTCACTGATTGATTTCTAGTTAACATCCTGATCGATTGATTATTTCCAGCCAAACAAAAATTAGACCAAAACAAAATCTTACATTTAGAACAATTTCCAGGATGTACCTTTTTATAGGATCCGTCTGGTCTGCATTCTCTGTTTTTTCCATTAAggaaaaggtgggggggggggggaaatctcCCCATATTTTCAGGCTCCTGGATCTGGATTCTGCTCCGTGTTGAAATGTCATTGATTTGTCTGTGGCTCAACGTTATATAAGTATAAGCTCCTGAGTGAAGACGCTGATTTTTCACGTGTTCTGGTGAAAAACTAGcataattaaattataattatagtTAAACCTAGCTGAGCGTCTCCTGAATGTATCTGGCGTTTTAACGACTGTCTCCAAAAGAGAATTCATCAGCAATATGTTGATCTTTTGGGATCAAATGTAGTCATTCCAGTCCAAATCAATGCATTCACCTTCAGTCTGGCTTTCAGGAAGTGTGCGTgtccgtatgtgtgtgtgtgtgtgtgtgtgtatgtgtgtgtgtgtgtgtgacattaatCCTAAACCTTCTGAAAATTCAGAAATATTCTTTATGTAACCTCAGAGGCTTCATTTGCTCTTCTTTCGTGATGAAgtgagcttcttcttcttcttcttcttcctcagcttTGGCCGTTTCGACATGTACCGGAAGCGGGTCCAGATCTGCGTCTTCctgctcgtcttcctcggcCTGCTCGCCGCCCTGGCCGTCCTCTTCTACGTCTACCCCGTGAAGTGCGACTGGTGCGAGCGCCTCACCTGCATCCCCATCACAGACGAGTTCTGCGAAAAGTACGACCTGAACGCACACCTCCCCTGAGCATCGTCAGCTGGCCTCTGGTGCCGGACCCGTCAGAACACTTCGGACTGTTGATGAAGTTCCGACCGAGCGGAATAAGTTCAGGATTTCACGTTGGACGTATTTGTTGGCTCTTTTTTTAATAGGTACAGCAGACGTGCTGTGAAGGCTAAGCATGAAGGCCTTGTAGTATTTGCTAAAAACCCAGCTATGTAAAGTTGTAATGAGCGATAAGCTGGTTGGGGTGTGACTGATCTCTAGCTGGACTAACAATGACCAGTCACTCTGGAGCAGGGTGAGAAAAACATTTGCATCCTGCCAAAAAGTGCccttttctacttttttttattgccgtCTGAAGAATTCAGTCCAATTCCTGGATGTCATTTAAAACTCGACATTAAAGTACGTCAACGTGCCTTATTTATATACACGAGTgaatttgtgtctgtttttgtcagAATCATTTCATTTAGTGAAAGTCCATCTCTTCTGCCAGGCTTCCTTTAAGGCTTCCATCTATTTCAAGGTGTACAGCACAGAGAGGCGGGGCTTTGTCACCTgtctttttaataaataaaattaaaaggaTATGCAGAAACACCTGCGTGTATCTGGTGAATGTAAAGAGCACCGACGCGGTTCCGTTTGCGTAACCGCCATTGTTTtaatcagctgattgatcaTGCA
This genomic interval carries:
- the LOC137909937 gene encoding inactive rhomboid protein 1-like, which gives rise to MDEPGSSGSLQRTKPPWLKVDPPAIQLTAEDPPTLIQPLTRLRSVSMPGENTQASITAVESSSNYLRPPLERLPSFTQSIKSGKRVRFERVNTVPPKGQRSPRRVSAVRRRSCIPKILSGRRSSIPKQIIRGTADWFGVSKDGDGTQRWRRKSLQHCSHLYGGLKAQVMRELELHSQDDLSLASTETPPPLYLPSHRHHGMQRIVDPLARGRAFRVVEDVDGFSVPQIPITPGSASVCSFSSSRSALNRIPHRRKRESVAVMSLKAAAALMKGRTLGDGPAGRCHKRSFMPPSFFEDDTLDFPDDLDSSFFTRDGLQDDLSSYADDVFETPSEAALQQLDDGELTGSALDKNDLERSHLMLPSERGWRKAKDVSLVQPKVRLKQEVVSVAAQQRGQRIAVPVKKLFAKEKRPYGLGMVGRLTNRTYRKHIDSFVKRQIEDLDDHRPFFTYWITFVHLLVTILAIAIYGIAPVGFSQHETVDSVLRNKGIYENVKFVQQQNFWVGPSSEALIHLGAKFSPCMRQDQEIHKLIQEKNAKERESACCVRNDRSGCLQTPRGECSSTLAVWVKWPQHHSAPYLNGTLRHHGSVCHQDPRTCLEPASVSPHEWPADITEWPVCTRFSSGNHTNLPHIDCTITGRPCCIGTKGRCEITSREYCNFMRGYFHEEATLCSQVACMDDVCGLLPFLNPQIPDQFSRLWLALFLHAGILHCLVSVVFQMTVLRDMEKLAGWLRISIIYLLSGIAGNLASSIFLPYRAEVGPAGSQFGILACLFVELLQSWQILERPWRAFAKLLVILVFFFSFGLLPWIDNFAHVCGFVSGFFLSFAFLPYISFGRFDMYRKRVQICVFLLVFLGLLAALAVLFYVYPVKCDWCERLTCIPITDEFCEKYDLNAHLP